Proteins from a genomic interval of Paenibacillus sp. FSL H8-0048:
- the pgmB gene encoding beta-phosphoglucomutase, whose product MSDIKACLFDLDGVLVDTARYHYIAWRELAAELGFVFTEQNNERLKGVSRAASLNILLEIGGITLGEDEKARLAEQKNNRYVEYIAKMDSSEILPGALDFLKECRTGGIKVALGSASKNAMTILNNTGLTPYFDAIIDGTHTSAAKPDPEVFLLGAKALNTAPAHCVVFEDAAAGILAASRAGMRSVGIGSPETLGEATLVVPSLQQLTVATLKESFATV is encoded by the coding sequence ATGTCTGATATCAAAGCCTGCCTGTTCGATCTGGACGGCGTTCTCGTGGACACTGCCCGGTACCACTATATTGCCTGGAGGGAGCTGGCCGCAGAGCTTGGATTTGTCTTCACTGAGCAGAATAACGAGCGGCTCAAGGGGGTCAGCCGGGCCGCCTCGCTCAACATCCTGCTGGAGATCGGCGGCATCACGCTTGGCGAAGACGAGAAAGCACGGCTTGCAGAGCAGAAGAATAACCGTTATGTCGAGTACATCGCCAAGATGGACAGCTCGGAGATTCTCCCCGGCGCTCTGGACTTCCTGAAGGAATGCCGGACAGGCGGCATCAAGGTAGCCCTAGGCTCAGCCAGTAAGAATGCAATGACCATCTTGAACAATACCGGCCTGACCCCATACTTCGATGCCATCATTGACGGCACGCATACAAGCGCGGCCAAGCCGGACCCGGAGGTCTTCCTGCTGGGCGCGAAGGCTCTGAACACCGCTCCCGCACACTGTGTAGTCTTCGAGGATGCCGCAGCCGGCATCCTGGCCGCTTCCCGCGCCGGTATGCGCAGCGTAGGCATCGGTTCCCCCGAGACGCTAGGCGAAGCAACACTCGTCGTCCCTTCCCTGCAGCAGCTCACAGTTGCCACGCTGAAGGAATCTTTTGCCACTGTATGA
- a CDS encoding LacI family DNA-binding transcriptional regulator codes for MTVTIKDVAKKAGVSPSTVSRVLSGHPRISLETSRKVKVIMEEMGYTPNMMAKSLVSKTTNSICIILPKPAEELFSNLFFMELIRGIVTQSSRSGYDVLISSGANEKEELEAVSRLLKGRRVDGVILLYSRKDDAVIDFLQAGDYPFVLVGRSDRYEDILSVDNDNVMAAFDATNHLIAMGHERIGFVSGPPNLIVSRDRLEGYRKAMQSKGLEMREEWIVEGEFLQDSGYRAMSFFMNLPNRPTALVAVDDMVSFGVLRGLNELKYKVPEDLAIVSFNNIPLSELSSPPISSIDIGIYHLGYTASQVLIQSIQKPENQDGYTNRFVIPHRLIVRESSMYSQGK; via the coding sequence ATGACAGTTACCATTAAGGACGTTGCCAAGAAAGCGGGGGTCTCTCCCTCCACGGTGTCCCGGGTGTTGTCAGGCCATCCCAGAATCAGCTTGGAAACTTCCCGTAAGGTCAAAGTGATTATGGAAGAAATGGGCTACACCCCGAACATGATGGCCAAGAGTCTGGTTTCCAAAACAACGAACAGCATCTGCATCATTCTTCCGAAGCCTGCAGAGGAGCTGTTCTCTAACCTGTTTTTTATGGAACTGATCCGTGGGATCGTTACCCAGTCCAGCCGCTCCGGCTACGATGTGCTGATCAGCTCGGGTGCCAACGAGAAGGAGGAGCTGGAAGCGGTCTCCCGCCTGCTCAAGGGACGCCGCGTAGACGGTGTGATTCTGCTGTACTCCCGCAAGGATGATGCGGTCATTGATTTCTTGCAGGCGGGCGACTATCCGTTTGTCCTGGTGGGACGAAGCGACCGTTACGAGGATATCCTCTCGGTGGATAATGATAATGTCATGGCGGCCTTCGATGCGACGAATCATCTCATTGCGATGGGACATGAGCGCATCGGCTTCGTCAGCGGACCGCCGAATCTGATCGTATCGCGCGACCGTCTGGAGGGCTACCGCAAAGCGATGCAGAGCAAGGGCCTGGAGATGCGCGAGGAATGGATTGTCGAAGGTGAATTCCTGCAGGACAGCGGCTATAGGGCGATGTCCTTCTTCATGAATCTTCCGAACCGCCCGACCGCGCTTGTTGCGGTGGATGATATGGTCTCTTTCGGCGTATTGCGCGGGTTGAATGAGCTGAAGTACAAGGTGCCCGAGGATCTGGCGATTGTCAGCTTCAACAACATCCCGCTCTCGGAATTGTCCAGTCCGCCGATCAGCAGCATTGATATCGGGATCTATCATCTGGGCTACACGGCATCACAGGTGCTGATCCAGAGTATTCAGAAGCCGGAGAACCAGGACGGATATACGAACCGTTTTGTCATTCCCCACCGCCTGATTGTCCGCGAATCCTCGATGTATTCCCAGGGGAAATAA